The Brasilonema sennae CENA114 genome includes a region encoding these proteins:
- a CDS encoding group II intron reverse transcriptase/maturase, giving the protein MIRHSSNTSESWSKLPWKKFRRNLFRLQVRVFKAVKAGDMRKARSLQKLILKSKAARLLAIRQVTQLNAGKRTAGIDGKASLNFEERLALEEHLKLNYSNWHHNRLREIPIPKKDGTFRTLKVPTITDRAWQCLAKFALEPAHEATFHARSYGFRTGRSAHDAQRQVLNSLNSYANGIEKRVIELDIEKCFDRISHTTIMDNLIAPKGMKIGIFRCLKAGIHPNFPEQGTPQGGVVSPLLANIALNGIESVHRYHNQGSKITDRTSPNKIIEPTVRYADDMVIFLKPKDNAKEILEKISQFLAERGMKISEKKTKITASTDGFDFLGWHFKVQNNGKVRSTPSLENFKKFRQKVKTIVNCSNYGSEVKAEKLAPLVRGWRNYHRFCKMDGARFSLWFTRRKAFKVFNKETKNDRWSCATLTNKAFPAVSCSERKYVMVKGNKSPYDGDIQYWSERNSKLYDGETSKALKRQNHACGHCGMKMLPGETIHLHHVDGNHQNWKANNLLAIHQSCHNYIHMSKGKP; this is encoded by the coding sequence ATGATTAGACACAGTAGCAATACTAGTGAATCTTGGAGCAAATTACCCTGGAAGAAATTCCGGCGCAATTTATTCCGCCTACAAGTTAGAGTGTTCAAAGCAGTTAAAGCAGGAGACATGCGGAAAGCGCGGTCACTTCAGAAACTGATTCTGAAATCCAAAGCTGCACGGCTATTGGCTATACGTCAAGTAACTCAGCTTAATGCTGGTAAGAGGACTGCGGGTATTGATGGCAAAGCGTCCCTCAACTTTGAAGAACGCCTTGCACTTGAGGAACACCTCAAGCTCAATTACTCTAATTGGCATCATAACAGATTACGGGAAATCCCGATACCTAAAAAGGACGGAACATTCCGGACTTTAAAAGTCCCCACTATCACAGACAGAGCATGGCAATGCCTTGCAAAGTTTGCTCTAGAACCAGCACATGAAGCAACATTCCATGCACGGAGCTATGGATTCAGAACAGGACGCTCAGCACATGATGCACAGAGACAAGTCCTCAACAGCCTAAACTCCTACGCAAATGGAATAGAAAAGCGAGTAATAGAACTCGATATCGAAAAATGCTTCGACCGGATAAGCCACACAACTATCATGGATAACTTGATAGCACCAAAAGGGATGAAAATTGGTATCTTTCGATGCCTAAAAGCCGGAATACATCCCAACTTTCCAGAACAAGGAACCCCCCAAGGTGGTGTGGTAAGTCCCCTACTAGCTAATATTGCACTCAATGGAATAGAAAGTGTCCACAGGTATCACAACCAAGGGTCAAAGATAACCGATAGGACATCTCCTAACAAGATAATAGAACCAACCGTCCGCTACGCTGACGACATGGTAATTTTTCTTAAACCCAAAGATAATGCAAAAGAAATACTTGAAAAGATAAGCCAATTCCTAGCAGAAAGAGGAATGAAAATCAGTGAGAAGAAAACCAAGATAACCGCATCGACAGATGGTTTCGACTTTTTAGGCTGGCACTTCAAGGTACAGAACAACGGGAAAGTAAGAAGCACTCCCTCGCTGGAGAACTTCAAGAAATTCCGTCAAAAAGTAAAAACTATCGTCAACTGCTCTAATTATGGTTCCGAGGTAAAAGCTGAGAAATTAGCCCCCTTGGTTAGAGGATGGAGGAATTACCACCGCTTCTGCAAAATGGATGGAGCACGGTTCTCACTATGGTTCACCAGACGCAAAGCATTCAAGGTATTCAACAAAGAAACAAAGAATGACAGATGGTCATGCGCAACGCTGACTAACAAAGCATTCCCAGCAGTTTCTTGCTCCGAAAGAAAATATGTCATGGTCAAAGGTAACAAATCACCGTACGACGGAGACATCCAGTACTGGAGCGAGCGTAACAGCAAGCTCTACGATGGCGAAACCTCTAAAGCCTTAAAACGGCAAAACCATGCATGTGGTCACTGCGGCATGAAGATGCTACCAGGTGAAACAATCCACCTACATCATGTAGATGGTAACCACCAGAACTGGAAAGCAAACAATCTTCTAGCCATACATCAAAGTTGTCACAACTACATCCACATGAGCAAGGGGAAACCTTAG
- a CDS encoding PadR family transcriptional regulator: MRNEPKHGYEIIKALEERSSGQYAPSPGTVYPTLQYLEDMGLVRADQEAARRVYHLTETGRTELEAHAQEVNAFWARFTEPDTSAAIRAEIGFLEDELQHLMRTVWGGLRNALNRDDQNTIRRVREAIEHSQNEVRRILTEPDSLRDNQE, from the coding sequence CTGCGCAACGAACCCAAACACGGGTATGAGATTATCAAAGCGCTGGAAGAGCGATCGTCTGGACAGTACGCCCCTAGCCCTGGCACAGTCTATCCAACCCTGCAATATCTAGAAGATATGGGGCTAGTGCGTGCCGATCAAGAAGCCGCGCGGCGCGTCTATCATCTAACTGAGACTGGTCGAACCGAGTTGGAGGCCCACGCGCAGGAAGTGAATGCTTTTTGGGCGCGATTTACTGAACCCGATACATCTGCCGCCATTCGAGCCGAAATCGGTTTTCTGGAGGACGAATTACAACACTTGATGCGGACAGTATGGGGCGGCTTACGAAATGCCCTTAACCGAGATGATCAAAACACAATCCGTCGTGTCCGCGAGGCGATTGAACACTCCCAAAATGAGGTGCGGCGCATCCTTACAGAACCCGACAGCTTAAGAGACAATCAGGAATAA
- the trmB gene encoding tRNA (guanosine(46)-N7)-methyltransferase TrmB, producing the protein MAFVRVRQHVNPLAQKYQTLIDPLDWEKVYAKPKAPLHLDIGAARGRFLLSMAKIEPDWNFLGLEIREPLVVEANKWRDELGLTNLHYVFCNVNNSLRSLFSSLPKASLQRVTIQFPDPWFKNRHAKRRVVQPELVTELAEFLIPGGIVFLQSDIEFVAVEMCDRFTNHPAFQRLGTGEWLAENPLPVSTEREIGTINKGEPVYRALFETLR; encoded by the coding sequence TTGGCATTTGTTAGAGTCCGTCAACACGTTAATCCGCTTGCGCAAAAGTATCAAACACTGATCGATCCCCTAGACTGGGAAAAAGTGTACGCCAAGCCAAAAGCGCCCTTACATCTGGATATTGGAGCTGCACGAGGACGCTTTTTGTTAAGTATGGCGAAAATTGAACCAGACTGGAATTTCTTGGGTTTAGAAATTCGGGAACCTCTGGTGGTGGAGGCGAACAAGTGGCGGGATGAGTTGGGACTAACAAATCTCCATTATGTGTTTTGCAATGTGAATAACTCATTGCGATCGCTTTTCTCTTCCCTACCTAAAGCAAGTCTACAACGCGTCACAATTCAATTTCCCGATCCCTGGTTTAAAAACCGCCATGCAAAACGGCGAGTCGTGCAACCAGAATTAGTTACAGAACTAGCAGAATTTCTCATACCTGGGGGTATTGTATTTTTGCAATCGGATATTGAGTTTGTGGCGGTTGAGATGTGCGATCGCTTTACAAATCATCCCGCTTTTCAAAGACTTGGTACAGGAGAATGGCTAGCAGAAAATCCGCTACCAGTTTCCACAGAACGGGAGATAGGAACAATCAACAAAGGTGAACCTGTTTATCGTGCTTTATTTGAAACACTCAGATGA